From the Butyricicoccus intestinisimiae genome, the window AGAGATACACCATAAGACTCGCACAAAAGAAATAGACTCTGTTCTGACATTGTTGTATTTCCGCATTCTATTTTTCGTATTGTATCCTTGTTGATACTGCACAGTTTTGCTGCATCTTCTAACGATAATTTCTTTTCTTCTCGCATTCTTTTGAAAAAAGAAGCAAGATAGCTGCGATAATTATCGTTTTTTCGCATCATTGTGCAGATGTGCCGGATGCTCAACATCTTTTTGTAATCATCTCCGTGAACAATCTCGTCTAATGATACACCAAGTATTTCACAACAGTGTATAAAGTTCTCAAATCCTAAAAGTTTTCTGCCTTGTTCTAAACTCGCAATAGCACTTTCACAAACGTTTAAATCCTTTGCAAATTTTCTTACCGATATATTGGATCTAAATCTGGCATATCGGATATTCAATCCAATCTTCTCGTTTTTAGTTATTATGATACCTTCAACACAATTAAATTCGGCATCGTTTTCAGCCCGATTCTTAAATTCATGCTGTACAAACGTGACAAAATTGTAGTCGTAGTTTTCCTTTTCATCATCGCGCATCTGTTCGTACCATGAACTCTCCATGTTGTGCAGTATCATCGAGTAATACTCACGTTCTGTTAATTCTTGCCCGTCATCTTTTCGTACAAATTTCATATTCGTTTCCTTCGATTATATCAAATCGTTACCGTGTTCTCTTGTCCACTCATCTGCGATTTCTTTCTGGATTTTCCAATCCGAATATGTAGTGAACATATCATCCGATGCACACCAATCATCAAATTCCTGAGAAACATAATCTTCAAAAGAAGAATATTCTTCCTTTTCATCTTCATCCATGCAGTCATCCCAGTTGTTCTTGAGTTCTCTCATAACAGATTCGTGATATTCTTTTTCTGTCATGGCGAATTCACCTGTTTCTTTGTAAACGTAATCATATTCTTTCATAATGCGCTCTCCTTTTCTCGATTTGTTACGTATTATTTCGTCCGCCTCATCAGAAGATAAGTCTTCCCAGTCTATTGGTGGGTCAATAGGGAAAACGTAACTTATGCCAGTAGTCCACTTTCCGTTAAGTTCTTCTAGCCACGCATATGGATCTTCTGGTTCAGCGTCCCAGCAGAGTGTGACATAATTGTCCTTTCCGATTTCCTTTGCATCGCATTCTGCACAGACTACGATAGAATATGGTTCTGTTTCGTTATCGAGCATATACCTGCTGATTTTGCCTTCCCATTCTCCGTACAGAGCATAATTATGTCCATGATATGTTAGCTTGATACCCTCGGCATGTTCCAGCGTGAGAGCTTCGGTTGTGTAATACATCGGTCATTCCTCCTCATGCATTTTCTGAATCATCTTATCTACTTCATCCGAAGTTAAGTTTCCCCAGTTTTCTGGTGGATAGATCTCATCAACAACGTAGCTCGGTACATATGCTTTGATTTTCATATTCATTTTCTCCTTAATCAATATAGTCTTTCCACTTGTCTGTCCCGAAAGCCTTTGTAAATATTTTGTCTCGGTCTTGAGTCCCCAAAAATTCGTACAACGGCATTCCCGGATCGAGAATTTTATAACTGTCCTCAATTAAAGCAAATGTGGAGGCAAGACTGTTTTTTTCGACATCTTCTGTCGTTACATGTTTTTTAAACTCATTCGGATGATCTAACATATACTGATTTGGCAAAAGCTCTACCAGAATTTGTTTTGCCCCTCCGAATCTGTGTTCCTGTACATGTCTGTCATATGTACCGCAAAACTCATGTTCAGCGTAATACCTTCCTTCAAAAGTCCAATATCTTTGTGTTATGTTCTGACATGTCATATTTGTCATGTAAATCATAAACTGATCTACATTCATGCCGACTTCTTTTAGAACATAATCTGCCGGTGCAAACCTTCGTTTGCCGTGCAGTTCATAGTAATTGATAGGGTTCCATCCTCTGTATGAGCCTTGTGCTGTTGTCGTAAGCTCGTAATAAAACAACTGCATCGGCACTGCCATAGTGGCATATCCGTACAACGTATTTGTCGGAACATCCAATGCGTTCACCATATGAATCTTTCTAAGATTCCAAGAAGCCTCTTTTATCTTTCCTTCTTTTTCTTTTTCAGGATCGTAGAGAGACTGCTGCTGTCTGAGATATTCTTCTCCTTGTTTTATCTTTGCTCGTCTCTGTCTTGGCTTATCTGTCGCAAGCAACGCTCCGAATAAGCCCCATGCCAACCAATCTAGCATATTTCATTCCAAAATCCTTTCTATATTTGTATAATATCTACATATATTATACCTTATTTATTATGTATTGACAACCGAATTGAGGGAAGATTCGTACCACACAATGTCTTCCGAGATGCTGGCTGCATCTATGATCCCATACCCCAATCTCGTACCACGCTGTGCGTCAAACAGTTGGTAAAACAACCCTTCACAATCCAGTCCTTCAAGCAAATCCTCGCACGTATCTCCCGTTGTGATGCCTTCGAATGTTCCATCCCACGGATTGTTTGCCCAGTGTTCAAGCTGCAATCCATCAGCATTTCCTGTGTATCTGTTATCCTCCGATGTGACGATCATTACATACTTGTAATTCGTTTTCATTTTCGTAACTACATCTCCTATCCAACATCAATCAAAACGGAACAACGCCGGACGCATCAAAATCATCTGGCGTTTTGTCCGTATACTTACAAACTTCTCGTACAATCCACGATGTGTCAATTTCCTCGCGGTCTTTTTCACTCGTCACGATGTGTGTCG encodes:
- a CDS encoding helix-turn-helix domain-containing protein, encoding MKFVRKDDGQELTEREYYSMILHNMESSWYEQMRDDEKENYDYNFVTFVQHEFKNRAENDAEFNCVEGIIITKNEKIGLNIRYARFRSNISVRKFAKDLNVCESAIASLEQGRKLLGFENFIHCCEILGVSLDEIVHGDDYKKMLSIRHICTMMRKNDNYRSYLASFFKRMREEKKLSLEDAAKLCSINKDTIRKIECGNTTMSEQSLFLLCESYGVSLCEPERKEL